Genomic DNA from Candidatus Auribacterota bacterium:
TTCAATTTCACACAGAAAACCATAGAGCTCCGGAATCTCGATGAGTATCGACTTGCACGTGCACACGAAGGCTTCCGACGGCCTCTATTCACCAGCCGACATTGTAAAAATGGCCGTGAGCGCCGGGGTATCCGTTCTCGGGATAGCCGATCACGACACCGTGAACGGGATTGACGAGGCACGGGCCGCCGCATCGAAAAAGGAGCTCGAACTCATCCCCGGCGTTGAGATTAACTCCTACAATGGCGATGCCGAGTATCACATCCTGGGCTATTTCCTCGACCACAAAAATAGCGAGTTGCTCCGGGCGCTCGAAGAACTGAGGGCGGCGAGGATACGGCGCATGCACCGTATCGTCTCCAAGCTCGGCCTGATCGGCATAACCGTGAACCCCCAGGAGATCCTCGGGTTCGCCGAATCCGGCACCGTCGGCCGGCCGCACATCGCGCAGGCTCTGGTCAGGAACGGATATGCCACCTCGATCCGTGACGCATTTGACAGGTATATCGGGGCGGGGAAGCCCGCCTATGCCCCTCGATCAAAACTTACGCCGGTCGAGGCAATTGACATCATCAAGACAGCCGGCGGGCTCGCGGCGCTCGCACACCCCGGCCTATGGCATGGGGACGCACTCATTCCCCAGCTCGCCGCATGGGGAATCATCGGCATTGAGGTCTATTCACCCGATCACACTGCCGTGCAGGTCGCCCGCTATCGCGATATCGCGCGCGGCCTCGGCCTGGTCGCACTCGGGGGGAGCGATTTCCACGGCTGGGGCGATCCCGCGAGGAATAAAATCGGCATGGCCTCCACGCCGCCTGAGGAATTCGCCCGCCTCAGGGATATGTCGCGGAAGCAGCGCTGCCACTGCTCATAGGAATAGAGGATGGAGGAATGACGTCGTCAAAAGTATTTTTCACTGATCTGAGAGCCAAGGCGGACAACTCCCTTCTCGCGAAAACAGCCCGCCTTGTGGACCGCACCGGATTCTTGAGCCGCATCCGGAAAGGCGACAGGGTCGCGGTTAAGCTGCACTGGGGAGAGTGGGGCAACGTGGCATTCCTGCCGCCTCCCTACGTGAGGTGCGTGGTTGATAAAATAGCCGAGGCGGGAGGCAAGCCTTTTCTCACCGATACCAACACCCTCTACTCCGGACAGCGGCGCAACGCGATAGACAATCTGCTCACCGCGCTCAAGAACGGTTTCTCGCTCGCGTCGGCAGGGGCTCCCGTCATAGTGGCCGACGGCCTCACGGGGCAGGACTGTGTCGAGGTTCCTGTCAACGGGAAGCGGATAGA
This window encodes:
- a CDS encoding PHP domain-containing protein; this encodes MSIDLHVHTKASDGLYSPADIVKMAVSAGVSVLGIADHDTVNGIDEARAAASKKELELIPGVEINSYNGDAEYHILGYFLDHKNSELLRALEELRAARIRRMHRIVSKLGLIGITVNPQEILGFAESGTVGRPHIAQALVRNGYATSIRDAFDRYIGAGKPAYAPRSKLTPVEAIDIIKTAGGLAALAHPGLWHGDALIPQLAAWGIIGIEVYSPDHTAVQVARYRDIARGLGLVALGGSDFHGWGDPARNKIGMASTPPEEFARLRDMSRKQRCHCS